From the genome of Jannaschia sp. S6380:
CCCGCCAGGAACAGCGGCAGGCCGATGGCCCCGAAGAACCGCAGCGGCCGGCGCAGGAAGGTCAGCACGACATAGAGCGTCAGCGCATCGAAGAGCGCGCGGACATGGCCCAGCGGCTTGAAGATGTAACCCGCCGTCTCGGCGTCTTCGGACGGTGCCGGGGCGACGGTGACCTCGGCGGTGTCGTGACCGCGATGGGCGGCGATCACCGGCAGGAAATGCTGGCGCACGCCGAAGCTCGCCACGTCCTCCAGCGTGTCGCGGCGGACCAGGTGCACACGGCAGAACGGGTCGGCGGGCGCACGGCCGAACATGGCGCGCAGGACGCGTCCGAACAGGCGCTGGCGAAAGCCCTGCAGGGCGCCGCCCTCGGGCCCGCGGCGGACGGCGGACACCATGTCGTGATCGTCCAGCGCCGCAGGCAGCCGCGCGAGGTCGGCCGGTTCGACCTGGGGCCAGCCTGGCAGCATCAGGATGAGCTCGGCCGAGGATCGCCGCACCGCCGTCGCCAGCGCCGCGTCCTCACCGCTCCAGGGGCGCTGGCCGATAACGGTCAGGGCGTCCCAGCTCTCGGCCAGGGTGCGCAGGCTGGCCAGATGCTCGGCCTGCCGGCCATCGACGATCACCAGCAACTCGTAGCGCAGACCGAGGCCGTCAAGTGCGGCACGGCAGCGCGTCAGCGTGTCGTCGACACCGCCATCGGCATCCGTTGCCACCAGAACCGAAAGGTCCAGGCCGCGCGGTGCATCATCCATCCGGTCCATCCGACTCACCCCGATCCTCCCGCCGGTGCGGGCCGGCGATGCAGGCCCTGGAACATGGCCCCGGTCACGAGGCCCAGCAACAGCAGAAACGCCGAGAGCGACAGGAGCAGTCCCGCCGCCGTCATCGCAACCACCATCGACCCGCTATCGGGCATCAGGACCAGCAAAAGCAAGGCCACCACGGCCATTGCCCCCGCCAGACCCGAGAAACGCGCCAGCGGGCGTCGCGCGAAGATCAGCAGCGTCTTGATGACCATGAGGTCGAGCAGAACCTTGAAGATGCGCGACAGGCCGTACTTGGACTCGCCGAACTGCCGGGCGTGGTGGCGCACCCCCACCTCGGCCACGCGCGCGCCCATCGGGATCGTCATCGCCGGGATGAACCGGTGCATGTCCGAGTAGAGCGGCACGCGCCGGATGATTTCGGACCGATAGACCTTGAGCGAGCAGCCGTTGTCGCGGATCGGCAGACCCGTCACCTTTCCGATCAGCCAGTTGGCCATCTTCGACGGCAGCTTGCGCGTCAGGAACTTGTCCTGTCGCTTGACCCGCCATCCCACGACCAGGTCGTAACCCTCGTCCAGCTTGTCGATCATCATCGGAATGTCGGCGGGGTCGTTCTGCAGGTCGCCGTCCATCGTCACGACGTAGCGGCCACGCGCATGGTCGATGCCAGCCTGCATGGCCGATGTCTGTCCGAAGTTGCGGCGGAACCGGACGATCACCAGCCGCGGGTCTTCCGCGGCGATGCGCGACAGGCGCGGAATGGTGTCGTCGCGGCTGCCGTCGTCGACCAGCACCATCTCGAAGCTGCGGCCGCCCGGCTCCAGCGCAGCGACGATGGCGTCGCACAGGGGGGCCACGCTCTCCTCCTCGTTGAAGATCGGAACGCAGACGGAAATGTCCGGTCGGGATTGGGGCGTCTGGGGCATGGCGGGGGGCGGGCCACCGGATCGGCGGCGTCCTGTGGATGTTTCGGGTCGGCGGGGCGCACGCCCCTTGCTATCATAGGTCCTGCGTCAGGAGTCGGCATTTTGCAGGGATTTCGCGGCCTGAATGGGGCCTCGGGGCGAAGTCAGGAACGATACCGGCGCGATTTCCCGCGGCTGTTGTCAGTCTGCGACAGTCACCGCCTCGACTTCGAGCACATCCAGCGGACGCAGGGGCGTCGCGGGGGTCGCCGCGATCCGTTCGCCGCCGTCGCCGCGAAGGATGGTGAAGTCGAGCCTCACGCTTTCCTCTCCCTCCGGCTCGGCCAGCAGGGCGGCGGTGGCTGACAGCAGGTTGCGCGTGGTGGCGAGCTGCGTCTCGAGGCGGGCAACCTCGCCCTCGGCCTCCTGCAGGTCGCGCAGGACCTGGACGCGGCGGTTGGCCCGAAGATCGCCCTCGTCGCGGTCCAGCTCCGAAAGCTGCTGGCGGGCGCGGAAGATGCCGGTCTCGGTGTCCAGCTCCCGCGCCTCCAGGTCGATCAGCGTCTGCTGCAGGGTGATCAGGGTCGGCGATCGGGCCAGGCCGCGCTCGCGCAGCGCCTCCAGATTGCCGACAGATTCGCGCACAAGCTCCAGTTGCCGACCGATGCCGGCGCGCTTCTCCTCCAGCGCGGTGATCTCCGTCTGCAGCAGCGCCTCGGTCTCGCCGATGGAGGCCAGCGCGCTTGCCATCTGGCTGCGGCGGCTGTCGAACAGGCTGGCCTCATGGGAATAGAGCGCCTGCGACGCCGTCTCTCCGGACGGGTGGGGCGGCAGGTCGGGGCGGTCGAAGGCGTCGCCCTCGGCCATCTCGGCGCGCAGGCGGGCCGCGCGCATCCGCTCGCGCGCCAGACGCTCGGCCAGCTCCTCGATGCGGCCGACGGCGCGGATCGCCTCGCCGGTGCCGGTCGCCTCGTCCGGGCGGTAGATGCCGCCGGCCAGCGCCAGGGCCCGGGTCGCGTTCAGGCCAAGCTCGTACTCGTAGCGGCCCGGTCGCGCCACATCGCCGAGGACATAGACGGGCCGGTACTCGACGATCTCGACCGTGGCGCTGGGCGTTTCCGCCAGGCCGAGGCGGCGCTGGTAGCGTTGGCCCACCTCCCGCGCGAGCGTCGCGACATCCAGCCCGCCGGCCGTCACCGCCCCCAGCAGCGGCAGGGCGACGGTTCCGTCCCCGTCGATGCGGTAGGTTCCGCCCAACCCTTCATAGAGTTCGAATTCCAGTTCCAGCGAGTTCCAGGCCAACACGCGCACCGCGATCCGGTCTCCCGCGTTCAGGGCGTAGCCGTCCTGCGCAAGGGCCGGCCCCGGACCGACCAGCATCGCGGCGAAGAGGAGGATCATGGCCACGAGACGGCGCGCCGCGATTGAAACGAGGTTCGAGACGTGGAACGTGTCGGACATGAAAAGCCCGCAATCGGATCGCATCTAGAATGCCCTTAATTTCGGCGATCGTCCCGACCTACAACCGCGCGCGTTTCCTGCGTCAGACCATCGATGGCCTCAGACGTCAGACACGCCGGGTAGACGAGATAATCCTTTGGAATGACGGCTCAACTGACGAAACGCTAGACGTAGTGCGGGACCTCGGCAAGGGGATCCGCGTCTTCTCGGCGGCCAATGCGGGCAAGTCCGCGGCGCTCAACGCAGCAATGGCCGAAGCACGAGGCGATTATATCTGGATCTGCGACGATGACGACATCGCGCTGCCCGGCGCGGCGGCCACACTGGCCGGAATTCTGGACGCCAACCCCGGGGCGGGCGTGGCCGGCGCGTCCTATCGGCGATTCCGCGAGGGGCAGCCGGAGCAGGGGCCGGGTTATTGGCCCGACATGGGGACGGGCACGCCGATCCGGCATGTCCTGGAGGACATCTTCCTGTTCCAGAACGCGATGATGGTGCGCCGCGAACTCTACGACCGGGTCGGGCCCTTCCGCGAGGATTTGCCCCGGTCGATCGATTACGAGATGCTGGTGCGGCTGGGCCTCGCCGCGCCGATCGTGATGACCGAGGAGGCCGTATTCCTGCAGCGCAAGCATGACGGCGACCGCGGGCCCGCAGCGGCCCGGCACGCGGCCGACCAGTCCGAAGCGGTCTGGAAGGCCACGGACCGGGCCATCTTCGCGGGCTTCCGCGACCGCATTCCGCTCTCGTTCTATGAGGCGATGTTCCAGGCCGATGGACCGGAGGCGCTCCGCCGGGTGGCGTTGCTGCAACGGGCCTGCGTTCATGCACGCAAGACGGACTGGCCCGCCGCCATCGCCGATTTCAATGCGGCGGCCGGGCTTCTGCCGCAGGCGGCGCTGGGCGCGACCGAACGCCGGATCTGCCTGCGCGCGATGGCCGGCAAGCACGGTATCGCCGAGGCCATGGAGCCGGCGACCCGGCACGCGCTGAGGGGAATCGCGCGCCGGACCCCCGCCGGTGCGGCCATCGCCACGGCGTTGCGCCACGGTTTGCGCTGGCGCCTGCGCGTGGCCGTCACCCGGCGCGACCTGGGCGACACGGTCGGGATCGCGCGGCTGGCGATGGCCCTTCGTGGCGGGGGCGGGGGCACCGATGCGGCCCCCGAAACGAAAGAACGCCGCGACATTCCTGCCGCGGCGTTCGTGGATCTCCGTCCGGTGGACTGACCGGTCTACATGATCTCGATCGCGTCCGCGTCGTTCAGCTGCTCGATGGTCAGGCCGCGGCCGTTGCGGATGACCGCGATGTCCTCGAACGACTTGCCCTTGCCGGTCTCGTCGACCTGGAGGATGCCGAGCGTGCCCGCCTTCTCGATACGGACCCAGTCGCTCAGATCGGCCGGATCCTCGGGCAGGAAGCCGCGGAACGACAGGACATCTCCCTCGCCGAGGTCGAAATCCTTGATGTCGTCCAGCTTGCCGTCGAGAGAGGCCTTGTTGAAGACGAACGTGTCCGCCCCTTCCTCGCCGTAGAGCTTGTTGGTTCCGCCCTTGGCGCGCAGTTCGTCGTCGCCCTTGCCGCCGAACATGATGTCCTGACCGCCCGCGCCGATGATGAGGTCGTCGCCGCCGGTCCCCTTGAGCTTGCCCGCGCCGTCGATGAGGTTCGGGCCGGTGTCGGGTTCGGCGTCCAGGTCCACGAAGGTGATCTTCGGGCTCCAGACCTTGGCCTTGTTGCCGTCATCGTCCTTCACGAACAGGCGGACGCGGGCGAAGCCTTCTTCGAAATCGCTCAGATCCATGGTGATCTTGCCGTCCGAGTCGACCTTCTGGCGGACCTTGTTCTCCTGGTCCCAGACCACCACGCGACCGCGGGCGTCGTCGTCGAGCCCCTCGACACGGAACGACACGATGCCGGAGCCGTCGACGTCGACTTCCTTGGTAAAGCCGATCAGGGCGAGGTTGCCGTCCTCGTCCGCGGAATTGTCCTCCGCGTGATCCCCGCCGCCATGACCTCCGCCGTCATGACCGCCATGGCCGTCATGATCGTCGTCGTCCTCTTTCTCGTCGTCGTCGTCCTTCTCGTCATCGTCATCGTCGTCGTCGTCGCCGTTGTCATGGCCGCCGTTGTCGTGGCCGCCGTGACCATCGTGGTCGCCGTCCGACCCGTTGTCGTCTTCATGATCGTCATCGTAATGATCGTCGTCATGATCGTTGTCATCATGATCGTCATGATCGCCATGCCCACCGCCATGGCCGCCGTCACCTTCGTTGCCGCCATCGGGTCCGAAGATGTTGAAGCCGTAATCGAAATCGGTGTTGTCGATCTTCGGGTTCGGATAGGCGTCCAGCTCGTTGGCCTTCAGCTTGCTGCGATCCACGTCGTCCAGCTCGATGTCGATGATGACGGGATGCTGCTCGCCGGTCAGGCGGTCGGTGATCCAGTTCACCACGGGCGAGACCCAGGTGCCGTCGGGCTTCTCGAAGGCGCCGTGCTCGGCCAGGAACTCGTCGAAGGTGAATTCGATCTGAAGGCCCGCCGCCTGGCCGCCCAGGCGCAGCTTGACGCCGTCGAATTCCTTCGAGCCGGTCGCGCCAGAGGGGGTCTTGGCCACGACGTATTCGTTGAAGGTCCGCTCGCCCAGCGAGTCGATGATCTTGCCCTTGATGTTCAGGGTCGAATCCCCGGACCCGATCTTCAGGTCGGCGTCGTTCGACGCGACGAAGCGGACCTTGCTGACCTCGGTCAGCTTGGAGCTGTCGAGGATCTTCGGCATCGGGTTGTTGTAGTCGATCCCGTATTCCGACCGGAAGTAGTCGACGAGCGCCTTCTTCGTGCCGGCGTTCGAGATGTTCTTCATCAGGTCTTCGATCTTGAAGTGATTGTCGACATTGATGAAATCTACGTCGACCAGCACCGATTCATGGTTGATGCCATAGCTGTGGTAGCCGGTGCCGAAGTCGC
Proteins encoded in this window:
- a CDS encoding glycosyltransferase family 2 protein, with protein sequence MPQTPQSRPDISVCVPIFNEEESVAPLCDAIVAALEPGGRSFEMVLVDDGSRDDTIPRLSRIAAEDPRLVIVRFRRNFGQTSAMQAGIDHARGRYVVTMDGDLQNDPADIPMMIDKLDEGYDLVVGWRVKRQDKFLTRKLPSKMANWLIGKVTGLPIRDNGCSLKVYRSEIIRRVPLYSDMHRFIPAMTIPMGARVAEVGVRHHARQFGESKYGLSRIFKVLLDLMVIKTLLIFARRPLARFSGLAGAMAVVALLLLVLMPDSGSMVVAMTAAGLLLSLSAFLLLLGLVTGAMFQGLHRRPAPAGGSG
- a CDS encoding polysaccharide biosynthesis/export family protein, which produces MRSDCGLFMSDTFHVSNLVSIAARRLVAMILLFAAMLVGPGPALAQDGYALNAGDRIAVRVLAWNSLELEFELYEGLGGTYRIDGDGTVALPLLGAVTAGGLDVATLAREVGQRYQRRLGLAETPSATVEIVEYRPVYVLGDVARPGRYEYELGLNATRALALAGGIYRPDEATGTGEAIRAVGRIEELAERLARERMRAARLRAEMAEGDAFDRPDLPPHPSGETASQALYSHEASLFDSRRSQMASALASIGETEALLQTEITALEEKRAGIGRQLELVRESVGNLEALRERGLARSPTLITLQQTLIDLEARELDTETGIFRARQQLSELDRDEGDLRANRRVQVLRDLQEAEGEVARLETQLATTRNLLSATAALLAEPEGEESVRLDFTILRGDGGERIAATPATPLRPLDVLEVEAVTVAD
- a CDS encoding glycosyltransferase family A protein is translated as MPLISAIVPTYNRARFLRQTIDGLRRQTRRVDEIILWNDGSTDETLDVVRDLGKGIRVFSAANAGKSAALNAAMAEARGDYIWICDDDDIALPGAAATLAGILDANPGAGVAGASYRRFREGQPEQGPGYWPDMGTGTPIRHVLEDIFLFQNAMMVRRELYDRVGPFREDLPRSIDYEMLVRLGLAAPIVMTEEAVFLQRKHDGDRGPAAARHAADQSEAVWKATDRAIFAGFRDRIPLSFYEAMFQADGPEALRRVALLQRACVHARKTDWPAAIADFNAAAGLLPQAALGATERRICLRAMAGKHGIAEAMEPATRHALRGIARRTPAGAAIATALRHGLRWRLRVAVTRRDLGDTVGIARLAMALRGGGGGTDAAPETKERRDIPAAAFVDLRPVD
- a CDS encoding glycosyl transferase family 2: MDDAPRGLDLSVLVATDADGGVDDTLTRCRAALDGLGLRYELLVIVDGRQAEHLASLRTLAESWDALTVIGQRPWSGEDAALATAVRRSSAELILMLPGWPQVEPADLARLPAALDDHDMVSAVRRGPEGGALQGFRQRLFGRVLRAMFGRAPADPFCRVHLVRRDTLEDVASFGVRQHFLPVIAAHRGHDTAEVTVAPAPSEDAETAGYIFKPLGHVRALFDALTLYVVLTFLRRPLRFFGAIGLPLFLAGAVMTAVLVVQRLLGDTALADRPLLIFAVLMIVLGLQIIAIGLVGEIIVFAGARRMKQYEVAEIITTDPRHTADRDAEPPGQVVTDARD
- a CDS encoding G8 domain-containing protein, producing the protein MNGHHMHSGASLLKASDATHVAVRNGDWSDGSSWKGGRIPNDDALVYIPSGISITYDVKKSADLGTVRVDGTLDWTRAHDTEMVVETIVTMPGSRLEIGTQDDPIPARITADVIFRDGEIDTGKDPERLSHGLVAHGEVSIEGAEKESFLTLDREAERGDKTIKVDGDLGNWNVGDTLLIVGTKYVGEDDKGRLRNQDEERKIVAIDGDKITLDRALDHDHTTPSGMSVDTYVGNMSRNVTFSSEDPEGQRGHVMLHNSTSGGADDPANSVRYAAFDDLGRTDKTEDITKANPEGRYPLHLHMTGTEVDAASSLLQGNAVSGSPGWGIVQHSSRAIVSDNIVSDVVGGGIVSEVGDETGAWIGNLVTGTSGYDAPNKNGDGDQGAAYENQSRVIVQQDNIAANSKLGWNFSGQEDFAVDEAHGGAPRDGAHRKMFEREQVKFDPSPFDVALDHEEPPIVDFTGNEVIGAQEAFRVYHRQFSDDTDTMSVIRDFTVWGGDNGINLKNYSSNYEFIDSTFQGSGEGFRVERKTSAVVFNNVEFRDFGTGYHSYGINHESVLVDVDFINVDNHFKIEDLMKNISNAGTKKALVDYFRSEYGIDYNNPMPKILDSSKLTEVSKVRFVASNDADLKIGSGDSTLNIKGKIIDSLGERTFNEYVVAKTPSGATGSKEFDGVKLRLGGQAAGLQIEFTFDEFLAEHGAFEKPDGTWVSPVVNWITDRLTGEQHPVIIDIELDDVDRSKLKANELDAYPNPKIDNTDFDYGFNIFGPDGGNEGDGGHGGGHGDHDDHDDNDHDDDHYDDDHEDDNGSDGDHDGHGGHDNGGHDNGDDDDDDDDEKDDDDEKEDDDDHDGHGGHDGGGHGGGDHAEDNSADEDGNLALIGFTKEVDVDGSGIVSFRVEGLDDDARGRVVVWDQENKVRQKVDSDGKITMDLSDFEEGFARVRLFVKDDDGNKAKVWSPKITFVDLDAEPDTGPNLIDGAGKLKGTGGDDLIIGAGGQDIMFGGKGDDELRAKGGTNKLYGEEGADTFVFNKASLDGKLDDIKDFDLGEGDVLSFRGFLPEDPADLSDWVRIEKAGTLGILQVDETGKGKSFEDIAVIRNGRGLTIEQLNDADAIEIM